A DNA window from Lujinxingia litoralis contains the following coding sequences:
- a CDS encoding peptidylprolyl isomerase, whose amino-acid sequence MRSPVTELPPDPVHTADQPPSPEATADYTRDLGDSGILRALFHTSQGTISCELFEKQTPLTVANFVGLARGLKAFVDPQTDRSITGVPYFNGQRFHRVIPNFLIQSGDPTGLGYAGPGYTIPDEIREDLRHDGPGVLSMANLGPDTGGSQFFITEIAAPHLDGRHTVFGQCEDLEVIRAISHAPTDVNNRPAEPITLDRVLIERAPL is encoded by the coding sequence GTGCGCTCACCGGTCACCGAGCTTCCTCCGGATCCTGTCCACACGGCCGACCAGCCTCCGTCGCCGGAGGCCACTGCCGACTACACTCGAGATCTGGGGGACTCCGGCATACTCAGAGCATTATTCCACACCTCTCAGGGCACCATCTCCTGCGAGCTCTTTGAGAAGCAGACGCCGCTGACCGTTGCCAACTTCGTCGGCCTGGCTCGGGGACTCAAGGCGTTTGTCGATCCGCAGACAGACCGCTCGATCACCGGTGTTCCATACTTCAACGGACAGCGCTTCCACCGTGTGATCCCCAACTTCTTAATCCAGAGCGGTGATCCTACCGGCCTTGGATACGCAGGACCGGGCTACACCATACCGGATGAAATCAGGGAAGACCTTCGGCACGATGGGCCCGGCGTTCTAAGCATGGCGAACCTGGGCCCCGACACCGGCGGCAGTCAGTTCTTTATCACCGAGATCGCCGCACCCCACCTGGATGGACGCCACACGGTCTTTGGACAGTGCGAGGATTTAGAGGTTATCCGAGCGATCTCGCACGCCCCCACCGATGTAAACAACCGCCCCGCAGAGCCCATTACGCTCGATCGCGTGCTCATTGAGCGCGCTCCTCTCTAA
- a CDS encoding Stp1/IreP family PP2C-type Ser/Thr phosphatase has protein sequence MKLICAGITDVGCSREHNEDDFYLSDGEEALCIVADGMGGHRSGEVASAMAIKAIVEYYRETMPQVVNGYQGESVGEGDEERDLDELRIHEALQMANRAVFQAAESDEAYEGMGTTIVSAYFTEGGVYLAHIGDSRGYLYREGSLEQVTHDHSLANEYVRMGILAKEDVEFFPYKNVITRACGLTDEVEIDVNFHTMQPGDMFVFCSDGLSDMVPDRELVQLLDDTEDLEVLCQRLVDRANENGGSDNITIILARVVEDEN, from the coding sequence ATGAAGCTAATCTGTGCCGGGATCACCGACGTCGGCTGCTCACGTGAGCATAATGAAGACGATTTTTACCTCTCTGATGGAGAGGAGGCCCTTTGTATCGTAGCCGACGGGATGGGCGGTCACCGCTCTGGTGAGGTCGCGAGTGCGATGGCGATCAAGGCTATCGTCGAGTACTACCGTGAGACGATGCCCCAGGTCGTAAATGGGTATCAGGGCGAAAGCGTCGGCGAAGGAGATGAGGAGCGAGATCTTGATGAGCTTCGCATTCACGAAGCGCTGCAGATGGCGAACAGAGCGGTGTTTCAGGCCGCGGAGTCCGACGAAGCCTACGAGGGGATGGGGACAACGATCGTCTCGGCATATTTCACCGAAGGTGGCGTGTATTTAGCGCATATCGGGGACTCGCGGGGCTATCTCTATCGTGAGGGAAGTCTGGAGCAGGTTACTCATGATCACTCGCTCGCCAACGAGTATGTGCGCATGGGGATTCTGGCCAAAGAGGACGTGGAGTTTTTCCCGTATAAAAACGTCATCACTCGGGCCTGCGGATTGACCGATGAGGTTGAGATTGATGTGAATTTTCACACCATGCAGCCCGGTGATATGTTCGTGTTTTGCTCCGACGGTTTGTCGGACATGGTCCCGGATCGCGAGCTTGTTCAGTTGCTCGATGACACCGAGGACCTGGAGGTGCTGTGTCAGCGCCTCGTCGATCGTGCCAATGAAAACGGCGGCTCGGATAACATCACCATTATTCTGGCCCGAGTTGTTGAGGATGAAAATTAA
- a CDS encoding sigma 54-interacting transcriptional regulator, with amino-acid sequence MQQNSEQRHTPESKSDIPVAALIEGERCGVVRCRGLSEASARLGEGGARAQLAERGWRYVVCDARHLEPGRSALQQMFGMWIGTLHPSGREAAEAQFDTLALLMRMQPGEQPLERQRLVCDATVGLSEELMEAAPVVLMVLAAEQLTSLDRAALRALVSYHAEQPLPGGGASHRLVVAVADQGMPLGEDLSYEDLEQAEYSREVTRAFLCDERVVDRVLASTGGCPERLEAILGALPASNDELATLRIARLSEGARHLFDYVALAGRELELSFVDGLLQGGGVVALRELRGAGLVTRRIDAGSVQINVASADLSRVALAGLGAERRRRLHAALAYRALECSSHGDAGFIAKHALAAGELELGARFALPAARQMMRWGRWEEARGLLKKLQTVELPPDEAGELHRIGAAIGEARGEWLEALAHCGHLRRYTIERKDRVALELRIAMLLVQLGRPELAEARYDEAARHLERIDSPADMGQMRVKVLLGYGEVAYQRGQHERAYQQAEAVLAQCERSSESGRQELAVRAHSLMGKVGLFRGELAHAREAFAASAALARRCGLEGEEARAEANLGVVAVQQRDYGEAQRRLLRALEQAQRGVASVSRLNCWLNLGIVDQRRGDYAGALAQFERSLRAAQAERHEVGYEVASHNLITLLQDMGAFEVAWEMIERAASKRSHRGHFASRWAPMLRAQLLFDQARYEEAATAFAQAEEHLAESPRLYGVEMRLRRAEALLELGQRARAQDVFQSVDVGDGDDPQSRALNSKLKGLMSCGAESAEMLDTAAVELTRIGLFRDGLSARVESARRWLELGQRERTRLLLERGLADLRERASTLPSAYRKGFFEVPVHRALIELFQQLDGQLPDEIRVSLGDAPCEVASQRVESAQVTVWRSRYATMVGQDPRLFQVFRFIDRVAPGETTVLLSGESGTGKELAAEAIHRQSERVDGPFIRVNCAAFVEELLLSELFGHEKGAFTGALRQKEGLFELADGGTLFLDEIGDISPKTQVALLRVLQQGTFERVGGTETRQVDVRVVAATNRDLETLVKEGGFRLDLYYRLKGFVIEMPALRERREDIPLLLEHFATKFSAGTPAPGFAPEVMQFLARYSWRGNIRELENFVQSVLLFVEGPRVELHHLKEFEDFSPAPRSTQPFRISSCTR; translated from the coding sequence ATGCAGCAAAACAGCGAGCAGCGACACACACCCGAATCTAAGAGTGACATTCCGGTAGCGGCGCTGATTGAGGGGGAGCGCTGCGGAGTGGTGCGTTGCCGGGGGCTCAGCGAGGCCAGCGCACGCCTCGGCGAGGGGGGGGCTCGGGCCCAGCTCGCAGAGCGCGGTTGGCGCTATGTCGTCTGTGATGCACGTCATCTGGAGCCTGGACGAAGTGCTCTTCAGCAGATGTTCGGGATGTGGATCGGCACCCTGCATCCTTCCGGGCGAGAGGCTGCCGAGGCGCAATTCGACACGCTGGCGTTGTTGATGCGGATGCAACCGGGGGAACAACCGCTGGAGCGTCAGCGCCTGGTATGCGATGCCACGGTAGGGTTGAGCGAAGAGCTGATGGAAGCGGCGCCGGTGGTATTGATGGTTCTGGCTGCCGAACAGCTCACATCGCTGGATCGAGCGGCCTTGAGGGCGTTGGTGTCGTATCATGCCGAGCAGCCTTTGCCGGGGGGCGGGGCGTCTCACCGCCTGGTGGTGGCGGTCGCGGATCAGGGCATGCCCCTGGGAGAGGACCTCAGCTACGAGGACCTGGAGCAGGCTGAGTATTCGCGGGAAGTGACCCGGGCGTTTTTATGCGATGAGCGCGTGGTTGACCGGGTGTTGGCTAGCACTGGAGGGTGTCCCGAACGTCTGGAAGCCATCCTGGGCGCGTTGCCGGCGTCTAATGATGAGCTCGCGACGCTTCGAATTGCCCGGCTCTCCGAGGGCGCGAGGCATCTTTTCGACTACGTTGCGCTCGCCGGACGGGAGCTGGAGCTGAGCTTTGTGGACGGTCTGCTCCAGGGCGGTGGTGTTGTAGCGTTGCGCGAGCTTCGGGGCGCAGGGCTTGTCACGCGCCGAATCGACGCGGGTAGCGTGCAGATCAATGTCGCCTCGGCAGATCTTTCGCGGGTGGCGCTGGCCGGCTTGGGTGCCGAACGTCGTCGCCGTCTCCACGCGGCGCTGGCTTATCGCGCGCTGGAGTGCAGCTCTCACGGCGATGCGGGGTTTATTGCCAAGCACGCGTTGGCGGCCGGGGAGTTGGAGCTTGGTGCGCGCTTTGCGTTGCCAGCGGCCCGGCAGATGATGCGCTGGGGCCGCTGGGAAGAGGCGCGTGGTCTTCTGAAGAAGTTGCAGACCGTGGAACTCCCGCCTGACGAGGCTGGGGAGCTTCATCGCATCGGCGCCGCTATAGGTGAAGCTCGCGGGGAGTGGCTGGAGGCACTCGCTCATTGCGGGCATCTGCGCCGGTATACCATTGAGCGTAAGGATCGGGTGGCACTGGAACTCCGTATCGCGATGCTACTGGTGCAACTGGGACGGCCTGAACTGGCAGAGGCCCGATATGACGAGGCCGCTCGTCATCTGGAGCGTATCGACTCTCCGGCTGATATGGGACAGATGCGCGTGAAGGTGCTTTTGGGCTATGGCGAGGTCGCCTATCAGCGTGGTCAGCATGAGCGGGCCTATCAGCAGGCTGAAGCGGTACTTGCTCAATGTGAACGGAGTTCGGAGTCCGGGAGGCAGGAACTCGCCGTTCGGGCGCATAGCTTGATGGGCAAGGTAGGGCTTTTTCGGGGTGAGCTGGCGCATGCACGTGAGGCGTTTGCGGCAAGCGCAGCCCTGGCGCGACGCTGTGGCCTGGAGGGGGAGGAGGCGAGGGCGGAGGCCAACCTGGGGGTGGTCGCTGTGCAACAGCGTGACTACGGGGAGGCCCAGCGCCGGCTTTTGCGTGCGCTGGAGCAAGCGCAGAGGGGCGTGGCTTCTGTGTCGCGGCTCAATTGTTGGCTGAACCTGGGGATCGTCGATCAGCGTCGCGGAGACTATGCCGGTGCGTTGGCGCAATTTGAGCGCTCGCTACGGGCGGCGCAAGCGGAACGTCACGAAGTCGGTTACGAGGTGGCGTCTCATAACTTGATCACTTTGCTTCAGGACATGGGAGCCTTTGAGGTGGCCTGGGAGATGATCGAGCGCGCCGCATCGAAACGGAGTCACCGTGGGCACTTCGCCAGTCGGTGGGCGCCGATGTTGCGCGCGCAGCTGCTTTTTGATCAGGCGCGCTACGAGGAAGCGGCCACTGCGTTTGCGCAGGCCGAAGAGCATCTCGCAGAGTCGCCGCGGCTTTATGGCGTGGAGATGCGCCTGCGGCGGGCTGAGGCGTTGCTGGAGCTCGGTCAGCGGGCGCGGGCACAGGACGTGTTCCAGTCCGTGGACGTGGGCGACGGCGATGATCCGCAAAGCAGGGCGCTGAACTCCAAACTTAAGGGGCTTATGAGCTGTGGGGCTGAGTCTGCGGAGATGCTGGACACCGCGGCCGTCGAACTCACTCGGATTGGGCTCTTCCGCGATGGTCTTAGTGCGCGTGTGGAAAGCGCTCGACGTTGGTTGGAGTTGGGGCAACGAGAGCGCACTCGTCTGCTCTTAGAGCGCGGCCTGGCAGATCTGCGAGAGCGCGCATCGACGCTTCCGAGCGCCTATCGAAAGGGATTTTTTGAGGTGCCAGTTCACCGTGCGCTTATCGAGCTTTTTCAGCAGTTGGATGGGCAGCTTCCCGACGAGATTCGCGTGAGCCTGGGAGATGCGCCTTGCGAGGTTGCGTCGCAGCGCGTGGAGAGCGCGCAGGTGACCGTCTGGCGGTCACGCTACGCGACGATGGTCGGTCAAGATCCGCGTCTGTTTCAGGTGTTTCGCTTCATCGATCGCGTCGCCCCCGGTGAGACCACTGTGCTCTTGAGTGGGGAGTCCGGCACAGGCAAGGAGTTGGCGGCTGAGGCAATCCATCGTCAGAGTGAGCGAGTCGATGGTCCCTTTATCAGGGTCAACTGCGCGGCTTTTGTAGAAGAGCTTTTGCTCAGCGAGTTGTTCGGGCACGAAAAAGGCGCTTTTACCGGTGCGCTGCGCCAGAAGGAAGGGCTCTTTGAGCTTGCCGACGGGGGAACGCTTTTCCTGGATGAAATCGGCGATATCTCACCGAAGACGCAGGTGGCGCTGCTTCGCGTGCTCCAACAGGGGACTTTTGAGCGCGTAGGTGGTACGGAAACCCGCCAGGTGGATGTGCGTGTGGTGGCGGCAACGAACCGGGATCTTGAAACCCTTGTAAAAGAGGGAGGCTTTCGCCTGGATCTCTACTACCGGCTTAAGGGCTTTGTGATTGAGATGCCGGCGCTACGCGAACGTCGTGAGGATATACCGCTGTTGCTGGAGCATTTTGCAACGAAGTTCAGCGCTGGTACTCCGGCGCCTGGATTTGCTCCCGAGGTCATGCAGTTTCTGGCGCGTTACAGCTGGCGCGGCAATATTCGAGAGTTGGAGAACTTCGTACAGAGTGTGCTGCTTTTTGTGGAAGGGCCACGTGTGGAATTGCACCACCTCAAGGAGTTTGAAGACTTTTCTCCAGCTCCGAGATCGACACAGCCCTTCCGGATATCGAGCTGCACCCGGTGA
- a CDS encoding DNA-processing protein DprA has translation MAQSRERETWSELTWGERRARAALGWAAGLNARDIELIAHSAGGDIKGWWSEGAQLDIQLQAELREAACRRLETLTLGLSDALAAMESWSGTLIVRGDEEYPPGWEALRAPPLYVRTHGNADALIAPAVAVVGTRGLRPRDRPVARRLVEALAPMGYAVVSGGAIGADALAHDVALNGGNTTVAVMPGCLEVPTPRQNAGLFERIVASGGALISEYEPGQRVRAFHFARRNELIAAMARAVLVVRAGRKSGTMLTVCAAEKIGRPVGAVPGEADDVLSRGCFDAIQRGAMLIANVDDLHQWLDEESDGKARQSSPAVRSRRSEKKQPALPGVRPLPEGLGARALALYAAAREIADGETGVSIDSLTAALEWAIPDVLSAILELELAGAVARQIGAERLRLLCV, from the coding sequence ATGGCACAGAGCCGGGAGCGCGAGACGTGGAGCGAGTTGACGTGGGGTGAGCGCCGGGCCCGTGCTGCTCTGGGGTGGGCCGCGGGATTAAATGCGCGCGATATCGAGCTCATTGCTCATTCTGCCGGGGGGGATATCAAGGGTTGGTGGAGCGAAGGGGCGCAGCTGGATATCCAGCTTCAGGCTGAGCTGCGAGAGGCGGCCTGTCGGCGGCTTGAGACGTTGACTCTTGGTCTGTCAGATGCACTGGCGGCGATGGAAAGCTGGTCCGGGACGCTGATTGTCAGGGGAGATGAGGAGTATCCGCCGGGCTGGGAAGCGCTTCGCGCTCCGCCTCTCTACGTGCGGACTCATGGAAACGCTGACGCTTTGATCGCTCCGGCGGTAGCAGTGGTGGGAACCCGGGGACTGCGGCCTCGGGATAGGCCTGTTGCCCGCAGATTGGTCGAGGCGCTGGCACCGATGGGGTACGCGGTGGTAAGCGGGGGCGCGATCGGAGCCGACGCCCTCGCTCACGACGTTGCTTTGAACGGCGGCAATACGACGGTGGCCGTGATGCCGGGTTGTCTCGAAGTGCCGACGCCCCGGCAGAATGCGGGGCTCTTTGAGCGTATCGTTGCCAGTGGAGGGGCGCTGATCAGTGAGTATGAACCCGGACAGCGCGTGCGCGCCTTCCACTTCGCTCGCCGCAATGAGCTGATCGCGGCAATGGCGCGCGCAGTTCTTGTCGTTCGCGCGGGCCGTAAGAGCGGCACGATGCTTACCGTGTGTGCGGCTGAAAAGATCGGCAGACCAGTGGGGGCTGTGCCCGGTGAGGCGGATGATGTGCTTAGTCGCGGGTGCTTTGATGCGATTCAGCGGGGGGCGATGCTGATCGCCAACGTTGATGATCTGCATCAATGGCTTGATGAGGAGTCGGACGGGAAGGCTCGTCAATCGTCACCGGCGGTGCGCTCACGAAGAAGCGAGAAGAAGCAACCTGCGTTGCCCGGCGTGAGGCCGCTGCCCGAAGGTTTGGGGGCTCGGGCGCTGGCGCTCTACGCCGCAGCGCGTGAAATCGCTGATGGAGAGACCGGCGTTTCCATTGATTCGCTCACTGCGGCATTGGAGTGGGCGATCCCCGATGTGCTCAGTGCGATCTTGGAGTTGGAACTTGCCGGTGCTGTCGCGCGGCAGATCGGAGCGGAGAGGTTGCGTTTACTCTGTGTATAA
- a CDS encoding pyridoxal-phosphate-dependent aminotransferase family protein codes for MTQKRHLLAPGPTPVPEAARLVMARELIHHRGPQFKEVFGEVHQRLQWSFETTNQVLSLTCSGTGAFEAAMINFTKRGDTVICIGGGKFGERWGEVGRAYGMNVVDMPLPWGQSADPDELRDLLKKVPDVAMVTVSASETSTGAWHPVAELANVVRAHSAALLAVDGITAVGVQSVPMDELGLDILVSGSQKAFGVPPGLAFVAASERAWERYPESDHPRYYFDLGRERRAQAKHQTAFTPAISVVLALREALALMQDEGRQALFERHARNARAARAGVEALGLTCFAQRPSNAVTAALVPEGVSAKEVVQTMRERYGVTIAGGQGDFADRLVRIGHIGFFDGSDMLVAISALEQALRDQGLDVELGKGVARVQRELIGV; via the coding sequence GTGACTCAAAAGCGACATCTACTAGCTCCGGGACCGACGCCGGTTCCCGAAGCTGCGCGTCTTGTGATGGCCCGGGAGTTGATCCATCACCGCGGACCGCAGTTTAAGGAGGTTTTTGGGGAGGTGCATCAGCGGCTGCAGTGGAGTTTCGAGACGACGAATCAGGTGCTGAGTCTCACCTGCAGCGGTACCGGTGCTTTTGAAGCCGCAATGATTAATTTCACGAAGCGCGGCGATACGGTCATTTGCATCGGTGGGGGAAAGTTTGGCGAGCGATGGGGGGAGGTTGGTCGCGCGTACGGGATGAACGTTGTAGATATGCCCTTGCCCTGGGGGCAGAGCGCGGATCCGGACGAGCTTCGTGACTTGTTAAAGAAGGTGCCGGACGTGGCCATGGTGACGGTCTCGGCCAGCGAGACGTCGACCGGCGCATGGCATCCGGTTGCCGAGTTGGCAAACGTCGTTCGAGCGCATTCTGCAGCGCTTTTGGCAGTCGATGGCATCACAGCTGTGGGTGTACAGTCGGTGCCCATGGACGAATTGGGGCTGGATATTCTAGTCAGCGGTTCACAGAAAGCTTTCGGCGTTCCTCCCGGGCTGGCTTTTGTGGCGGCGAGCGAGCGGGCCTGGGAGCGCTATCCCGAAAGCGATCACCCTCGGTACTATTTTGATCTGGGGCGCGAACGGCGTGCCCAGGCGAAGCATCAGACGGCATTCACCCCGGCGATTTCCGTTGTGTTGGCACTGCGCGAAGCGCTGGCGTTGATGCAAGATGAGGGGCGTCAGGCACTTTTTGAACGCCACGCGCGCAATGCTCGTGCTGCCCGTGCGGGAGTTGAGGCGCTGGGACTTACCTGTTTTGCTCAGCGTCCTTCCAATGCTGTGACAGCGGCGTTGGTTCCTGAAGGTGTTTCCGCCAAGGAAGTCGTGCAGACGATGCGCGAACGCTACGGTGTAACGATTGCTGGCGGACAGGGGGACTTTGCCGACAGGCTTGTACGCATCGGCCATATTGGCTTCTTCGACGGGAGCGATATGCTTGTGGCCATCAGCGCGCTCGAACAGGCGTTGCGCGATCAGGGGCTGGACGTTGAACTCGGGAAAGGAGTGGCCCGCGTGCAGCGTGAACTCATCGGGGTGTGA
- a CDS encoding helix-turn-helix domain-containing protein has product MSDFPGAADVVPMVPVTKDAFPEVSVDPEEALIEQIVAEGLSLTRFKKRLEMECIKRALEETGGNITRAAEILQMKRPRLSQIINSTPALTALKESLVG; this is encoded by the coding sequence GTGAGCGATTTTCCGGGGGCTGCAGATGTGGTTCCGATGGTTCCGGTCACAAAGGATGCTTTTCCGGAGGTAAGTGTCGACCCGGAAGAGGCTCTGATCGAGCAGATCGTGGCCGAGGGACTTTCCCTTACCCGCTTTAAGAAGCGTTTGGAGATGGAGTGCATTAAGCGAGCTCTTGAGGAGACGGGGGGGAACATCACACGCGCGGCGGAGATTCTGCAGATGAAGCGGCCACGGTTGAGCCAGATCATTAATTCCACGCCTGCGTTAACGGCGCTGAAAGAATCCCTGGTTGGGTGA